One region of Bacteroidota bacterium genomic DNA includes:
- a CDS encoding T9SS type A sorting domain-containing protein, producing the protein MFNLTLRIHLPIKKLMCVFCLLACSLLSFGQAYQLMYSNRIAMYKDVQGNYSVYKPDFVLALGSDTVLKNYTHLDDSALNHRVMNGYYCFTHKDGFGSQIYVKQGPMSYIITGRGDSLALKTISQPGDQWILTSFSDGNHIRAQVVSNTPDTVLGIADTLKHISLQMEDSLNNQITHPVNFLFFEISEKFGLYRFPYLRNFPDSSRMYLLAGIDSGMQAGRSRPLPEAIYNYDVGDKFHFRQIWYTSNVDHLDYTKRTVLSKVVQPLSVEYTFFDSSLYITGGWMGHSERFDTATVSTIIGFDTWDCSQVFNAMPYLQYENTYQNWHTFSCGNRIAVDIQNCVEWAGINCVNLNVAGCGGCIHLNATFAEGLGEVSHYNFDTQFTHPDNFDLLYYKKHTDSCGTPLDFSLLIDAIPDLSTFSINPFPNPFSSRLHLTLPGVEHGNLSLLDCTGKEVIKQYFYGTEIDLPTQALSNGLYLLRIESEGRIKSWKVMKE; encoded by the coding sequence ATGTTTAATCTAACTCTTCGTATTCATCTCCCGATAAAGAAACTAATGTGTGTGTTTTGTTTGCTTGCCTGTTCTCTCCTTTCCTTCGGACAAGCTTATCAGTTGATGTATTCCAACAGGATTGCTATGTATAAAGATGTTCAGGGAAATTACAGTGTCTACAAACCTGATTTTGTTCTGGCGCTCGGAAGTGATACGGTCCTGAAGAATTATACTCATCTCGATGATTCCGCATTGAACCATCGCGTCATGAATGGATACTACTGTTTCACACATAAAGATGGTTTCGGATCACAGATTTATGTGAAACAGGGACCGATGAGTTATATAATCACAGGAAGAGGTGATTCACTCGCTTTGAAAACAATTTCACAGCCGGGTGATCAATGGATTCTTACCTCCTTCTCAGATGGGAATCATATCCGTGCGCAGGTTGTTTCGAATACACCGGATACTGTTCTGGGTATAGCCGACACGTTGAAGCATATTTCACTTCAAATGGAAGACAGTCTGAATAATCAGATTACACACCCTGTGAATTTTCTTTTCTTTGAAATCAGTGAAAAGTTTGGGCTGTATCGTTTCCCATACTTAAGAAATTTCCCAGACAGCAGCCGGATGTATCTGCTTGCCGGAATCGACAGCGGTATGCAGGCCGGACGCAGTAGACCGTTACCTGAAGCTATTTACAATTATGATGTGGGTGATAAATTTCATTTCAGACAGATCTGGTATACTTCGAACGTTGATCATTTAGATTACACAAAGCGAACTGTCCTATCAAAAGTTGTTCAACCTTTAAGTGTCGAATATACATTTTTTGATTCCAGCCTCTATATTACCGGTGGATGGATGGGTCATTCTGAACGATTTGATACAGCAACCGTAAGCACGATCATAGGATTTGATACATGGGATTGTTCGCAAGTCTTTAATGCAATGCCTTATCTGCAATATGAAAATACATACCAAAACTGGCACACCTTTTCGTGTGGAAATCGAATAGCTGTTGATATTCAAAATTGTGTGGAATGGGCTGGGATAAATTGTGTAAACCTAAATGTAGCTGGATGTGGCGGATGTATTCATTTAAATGCAACCTTTGCAGAAGGTTTGGGTGAAGTGAGTCATTACAATTTTGACACCCAATTTACCCACCCTGATAACTTTGATTTGCTCTACTACAAAAAACACACCGATTCCTGTGGTACTCCTCTGGACTTTTCTCTTTTGATTGATGCGATACCGGATCTTTCTACTTTTTCGATCAATCCTTTTCCAAATCCTTTTTCTTCGCGTTTGCATTTGACTTTACCCGGTGTTGAACATGGGAATTTATCACTGCTTGACTGCACCGGTAAAGAAGTTATAAAGCAGTATTTTTATGGAACAGAAATTGATTTACCCACCCAAGCTCTTTCGAATGGTCTGTACTTGCTTCGTATTGAAAGCGAGGGGAGAATAAAATCCTGGAAGGTTATGAAAGAATAA
- a CDS encoding T9SS type A sorting domain-containing protein: protein MNSYLRKIFCAILFLLLNLLPNSKAQQTDLSQLSQESVNSSSYGFNDTLFYKMDASGNTLWAWNFSAPFVNSPDFHRIYGYTVSGDRIIVLGLQGNPFGIPGDYFLATFVFDTLGNMLDAHVVWMYNISIWQLSIFNNAEKGAWIICSFLNNNDSTYCCLLKTDSMGLIDPAFPSPAYILPGYGNYFECSMMPDSGYVFIFSSVNIGMNVSSTLLSRISKEGSLLWTKTMQDTDTTVNMILYNSVISCDSIGDVYMISSCDSVTPSGNQKRYIASKLDSLGNIIREHKWNSFPPNIYHFTQMHFTDNQLHTELWLNPGNAYYSMEFDSTLHNTCMGPDIPGDFIFQNIPLGTISMNRIPVNLSQNPIPITDTLHFTVYQTNGDYCDFYTKLEETPPLENLQVWPNPASVVVHLKTNNPAQQIEKVDLLSIDGKSAGLLSGKPGEEWSLDVSHLNQGLYLLKIKSGKEVLYKRLMILH, encoded by the coding sequence ATGAATTCTTATTTACGAAAAATCTTTTGCGCGATTTTATTTTTGCTACTGAATTTATTGCCGAATTCAAAGGCTCAGCAAACTGACCTATCCCAGCTCTCACAGGAAAGTGTGAATTCATCTTCGTATGGATTCAATGACACCCTTTTTTATAAAATGGATGCAAGCGGAAACACGCTTTGGGCCTGGAATTTTTCAGCGCCTTTCGTGAACAGCCCTGACTTTCACCGGATCTATGGTTATACTGTGTCGGGAGACAGAATAATTGTGCTGGGATTACAAGGAAATCCGTTTGGAATTCCCGGTGACTATTTCTTAGCAACATTTGTATTTGACACTCTCGGAAACATGCTTGATGCGCATGTTGTATGGATGTACAACATCAGTATATGGCAGCTTTCAATCTTTAATAATGCGGAAAAGGGAGCCTGGATCATCTGCTCTTTCCTCAACAACAATGATTCAACCTATTGTTGTTTATTAAAAACAGACAGCATGGGCCTGATTGATCCGGCATTTCCAAGTCCGGCTTATATTTTGCCGGGTTATGGTAATTATTTTGAATGTTCGATGATGCCCGATTCAGGATATGTATTTATATTCTCCTCTGTAAACATAGGTATGAATGTGAGCTCCACATTGCTTTCACGAATATCAAAGGAAGGTTCACTACTCTGGACGAAAACAATGCAGGATACAGATACAACCGTTAATATGATTCTTTACAACAGTGTGATTTCCTGCGATTCCATCGGCGATGTTTATATGATTTCATCCTGTGATTCTGTAACTCCATCCGGAAACCAGAAAAGATACATCGCTTCGAAACTTGATTCATTGGGGAACATAATAAGAGAACACAAATGGAACTCTTTTCCACCAAATATTTACCATTTTACTCAAATGCATTTTACTGACAATCAACTACACACAGAATTATGGCTTAATCCGGGCAATGCGTATTACTCCATGGAATTTGATTCTACTTTGCACAACACCTGCATGGGGCCCGATATTCCGGGTGATTTTATTTTTCAAAACATACCCTTAGGGACAATATCCATGAACAGAATCCCTGTAAACCTGAGTCAGAACCCGATTCCGATAACCGACACTCTTCATTTTACAGTCTACCAAACAAATGGAGACTATTGTGATTTCTATACCAAATTGGAAGAAACACCTCCTTTAGAGAATCTACAAGTATGGCCGAATCCGGCAAGCGTTGTCGTTCATTTGAAAACAAACAATCCTGCACAGCAAATTGAAAAAGTTGATCTCTTATCGATAGACGGAAAATCTGCCGGCTTGCTGAGTGGCAAACCCGGTGAAGAGTGGAGTCTGGATGTATCTCATCTGAACCAAGGTCTGTATTTACTGAAAATAAAATCGGGTAAGGAAGTTTTATACAAACGCTTAATGATTTTGCATTAA
- a CDS encoding T9SS type A sorting domain-containing protein, translated as MKRKMHFLSILLFSLYSNIGFAQITFQEKIVGTSSAEECNSVQLTSNGGYIFVGMTRSYGAGDNDIYLVKINSNGDTAWTRTIGGIGEEDGYSVQQTSDSGFIVSGTTNSFGAGSNDVFIVKVDTNANVLWTKTIGGTNYDFCNSIQQTIDGGYIATGGTSSFGAGGKDVYFIKMDSNGDTVWTKTYGGINDDWGNVVQQTRDSGFIIVGTFGSDGFSIGDIYLIKTNKYGDTTWTKSFGGAGYNLGSSVQQTTDNGYIIVGYAGSFGVGSGDIYLIKTDSFGNLLWSKTIGEANYTNNGSCVFQTNNSGYIFLSNQTLNIIGAQIDVSLIKVDSVGDILWKKTFGGSDSEHGNSFQQTNDGGYIIAATTSDFGTSYDDFYLIKTDSSGNSGCNEINATTITTIPPTQVASPLIIISSGGITTTPTPLVGSGGIITLLCSNVGINEIASDISFYIFPNPSVNNFTVSFERMIMKGNIEILTALGESVFKEIILNEMSKEISLKDISGGVYCVKVCDGEKYYTKKLIIQ; from the coding sequence ATGAAAAGAAAGATGCATTTTTTATCGATATTACTATTTTCTCTTTATTCGAACATTGGGTTTGCTCAAATTACTTTTCAAGAAAAAATTGTGGGTACATCAAGTGCAGAAGAGTGTAATTCTGTTCAATTAACAAGCAATGGAGGCTATATTTTTGTTGGTATGACAAGAAGCTATGGCGCAGGAGATAATGATATTTATTTAGTTAAAATAAATTCAAATGGGGATACTGCATGGACGAGAACTATTGGTGGAATTGGTGAAGAAGATGGTTATTCTGTACAGCAAACTTCAGATAGTGGCTTTATCGTATCGGGTACAACAAATAGCTTTGGAGCAGGAAGTAATGATGTTTTTATAGTCAAAGTTGATACTAATGCAAATGTCCTTTGGACAAAAACAATTGGCGGAACAAATTATGATTTTTGTAATTCAATTCAACAAACAATTGATGGAGGGTACATTGCTACAGGCGGAACAAGTAGTTTTGGTGCAGGGGGGAAAGATGTGTATTTTATTAAAATGGATAGCAACGGTGATACAGTCTGGACAAAAACTTATGGTGGCATAAATGATGATTGGGGTAATGTTGTGCAACAGACCAGAGATAGTGGATTTATCATTGTAGGCACTTTCGGATCAGATGGATTTTCAATTGGCGATATTTACCTTATCAAGACCAATAAGTATGGAGATACAACTTGGACGAAGAGCTTTGGTGGTGCTGGTTATAATTTAGGTAGTTCTGTTCAGCAGACGACTGATAATGGTTATATTATTGTCGGCTATGCAGGTAGTTTTGGAGTTGGTAGTGGAGACATCTATTTAATAAAAACAGATAGTTTTGGAAATCTTCTTTGGTCAAAAACTATTGGTGAGGCAAATTATACTAATAATGGGTCTTGCGTTTTTCAAACAAACAATAGTGGATATATTTTCCTAAGTAACCAAACACTTAATATAATTGGGGCACAAATCGATGTTAGTTTGATAAAAGTTGATAGCGTAGGTGATATTCTTTGGAAAAAAACTTTCGGTGGATCAGATTCTGAACATGGAAACTCTTTTCAGCAAACAAATGATGGTGGCTACATTATAGCTGCTACTACTAGTGATTTTGGAACAAGCTATGATGACTTTTATTTAATCAAAACAGATAGCAGTGGTAATAGTGGTTGTAATGAAATTAACGCCACCACAATTACAACAATACCTCCTACCCAAGTTGCAAGTCCCTTGATTATAATTTCATCAGGCGGCATAACAACCACCCCTACTCCGCTTGTGGGTAGTGGAGGGATTATAACATTGCTATGCAGTAATGTTGGAATAAATGAAATTGCATCGGATATTTCTTTTTACATCTTCCCTAACCCATCGGTAAATAATTTCACTGTGTCCTTTGAAAGAATGATTATGAAAGGAAATATCGAAATATTAACAGCACTAGGAGAAAGTGTTTTTAAAGAAATTATTTTAAATGAAATGAGTAAGGAAATCAGTCTAAAAGATATTTCAGGTGGAGTTTATTGTGTGAAAGTATGTGACGGAGAAAAGTATTACACTAAGAAATTAATTATTCAATAA
- the tnpA gene encoding IS200/IS605 family transposase, protein MANTYTQIHLQLIFGVKYREALINPNWETELHKYIAEIIMNRRHKLLCINGVEDHLHILIGYRPSDPLPDLMEEIKTDSSKWINKRGFIKYKFHWQGGYGAFSYSKSDLMNVINYIKNQKEHHRKISFVEEYNKFLQRFEVDFDERYIFKQPISIFDDKLFGR, encoded by the coding sequence ATGGCAAATACCTACACACAAATACATCTTCAACTCATCTTTGGAGTAAAATATCGTGAAGCATTAATTAATCCCAATTGGGAAACGGAATTGCATAAGTACATTGCCGAAATTATAATGAACCGTCGTCACAAATTGTTGTGTATAAATGGGGTTGAAGATCATCTGCATATTCTGATTGGTTACCGTCCATCTGATCCCCTGCCTGATTTGATGGAAGAGATAAAGACGGACTCTAGTAAGTGGATAAACAAGCGTGGATTTATAAAATATAAATTTCATTGGCAGGGAGGTTATGGAGCCTTTTCTTATAGCAAATCCGATTTGATGAATGTGATTAATTATATTAAAAATCAAAAAGAACATCATAGGAAAATCTCCTTTGTTGAAGAGTACAATAAGTTCCTTCAACGCTTTGAGGTTGATTTTGACGAACGATATATTTTTAAACAACCGATTTCAATTTTTGATGACAAGTTATTTGGGAGGTGA
- a CDS encoding T9SS type A sorting domain-containing protein, which produces MKNILKIALFWSCLMLSYTAHAQLTWQRVVGSPSNESVLDLILTNDSNYAFTGFINELDSTRVLLCKMDLNGNIIWNKTYLANSFSFGKSLIETNDGGYLIAGDTYGVLNEIILIRTNNIGDTLWTRTIQDTMGLTLRTVFQKNNGSYILSGDLLTSNGFCFIEIDTAGNIVWSKKYLTNEVATYQTLQTTNGALFTVGEDWRTLDSTRTLCLQMDSYGNLLQNKTIQLSGSEMMFAQSVSNTVDSGLIVVGIDYSRTSPFKFILTKLNNNMDVLWTKVISDSTGEYMPTDVYIKECLDSGFIITGAVHTNFPDSMSMFLLKTDERGNVLWSRIMGALGSPFGEAAYQVIQNIDGGYLVGGYTDFLGASTIGVRDIYLVKTDGEGNSSCWNYPGHFGSQTENVLIDSIQIQVDTGIVCIQQSVSIGTPVLRNDTLCFTSSIQEVNGNYPKLYCHPNPVHDFTFISFPNPNNLKCSLTLYDMTGRVRRKMLRVENTLTRIEKGDLEAGLYIFEINSETKVMGVGKLLIE; this is translated from the coding sequence ATGAAGAATATTCTAAAAATTGCATTGTTTTGGAGCTGTTTAATGTTAAGCTATACTGCCCACGCTCAACTAACCTGGCAAAGAGTTGTAGGTAGTCCATCTAATGAATCTGTGTTAGATTTAATTTTGACAAATGACAGTAATTATGCCTTTACCGGTTTTATAAATGAATTGGATTCAACACGTGTGTTATTATGCAAAATGGATCTAAATGGAAATATTATTTGGAATAAAACATATTTAGCGAACTCTTTTTCCTTTGGAAAATCATTGATTGAAACAAATGATGGAGGTTACCTGATTGCAGGTGATACTTATGGCGTATTGAATGAAATTATATTGATTAGAACAAACAATATTGGTGATACACTTTGGACCAGGACAATACAGGACACAATGGGCTTAACTTTACGGACCGTTTTTCAAAAGAACAATGGATCATATATTCTGAGCGGTGATTTACTAACATCCAATGGCTTCTGTTTCATTGAAATTGATACCGCCGGAAATATTGTATGGTCAAAGAAATATCTGACTAATGAAGTTGCAACATACCAAACGCTTCAAACAACAAATGGGGCACTTTTTACGGTAGGAGAAGATTGGCGAACATTGGATTCTACGCGGACTTTATGTTTACAGATGGACTCATATGGAAATTTACTTCAGAATAAAACTATTCAGTTAAGTGGTTCCGAAATGATGTTTGCTCAATCCGTTTCAAATACAGTTGATTCTGGGTTAATTGTTGTCGGTATTGATTATAGCAGGACTTCACCATTTAAATTTATTTTGACTAAGCTGAATAATAACATGGATGTCCTTTGGACCAAAGTAATTTCAGATTCTACGGGTGAGTATATGCCGACTGATGTATACATAAAAGAATGCCTGGATAGTGGATTCATTATTACAGGTGCAGTCCATACAAATTTTCCTGATTCGATGAGTATGTTTCTTCTTAAAACAGATGAACGGGGAAATGTTTTGTGGTCAAGGATTATGGGAGCTTTGGGTAGTCCATTTGGTGAAGCCGCATATCAGGTAATTCAAAATATTGACGGAGGATATTTGGTTGGTGGTTATACTGATTTTTTAGGTGCATCAACTATTGGAGTCAGAGATATCTATCTTGTTAAAACAGACGGTGAAGGTAACAGCTCTTGTTGGAATTATCCCGGACATTTCGGTTCGCAAACAGAAAATGTATTAATTGATTCAATCCAGATACAAGTCGATACAGGCATAGTTTGTATTCAACAAAGTGTATCCATTGGAACACCTGTCTTGCGGAACGATACGCTCTGCTTCACGAGTTCAATACAAGAGGTCAACGGCAATTATCCTAAACTATATTGCCATCCCAATCCGGTCCATGATTTCACCTTCATATCATTCCCAAATCCAAACAATCTAAAATGTTCATTGACACTTTATGACATGACCGGAAGGGTGAGGAGAAAAATGTTAAGAGTTGAGAATACATTGACCAGAATCGAAAAAGGAGATTTGGAAGCAGGACTTTACATTTTTGAAATCAATTCTGAAACGAAAGTAATGGGAGTAGGAAAACTTCTGATTGAATAG
- a CDS encoding transposase: MPVEIPRIRESSSGKCVPLPGLENLRNLAEPTEEVLKKVLHGISTRDYKKVTNHLAESFGLSSSQVSREFKEQSEEAFKHFCERTYEDHNFVVLLIDGKYLASEQMVVALGVTDKGIKIPVGFIQTSNENSRAISQLLKQILAKKFSFTDGLLVVIDGSKGLHKAVVDVFGKKAIIQRCQWHKRENVLSYLSDRDKSNFKTKIQNAYREPDYNKAKLVLLNIHKELLKINQNAANSLLEGLEETLTLHKLKVAQIFSRSLATTNCIENLNSQMAKYVRNVKHWTNSNQRQRWVAAALLELENNLNKIHNFKHLNKLQEAIKNHVIRKPRCNFSTKN, from the coding sequence TTGCCGGTGGAAATTCCAAGAATCAGGGAATCTTCAAGTGGAAAATGTGTACCGCTTCCAGGTCTGGAAAACTTAAGAAACCTAGCCGAGCCAACCGAAGAAGTTCTCAAAAAGGTTCTTCATGGAATCAGCACCCGTGATTATAAAAAAGTAACTAACCATTTAGCCGAAAGTTTCGGACTCAGTTCAAGTCAGGTCAGTCGTGAGTTTAAAGAACAAAGCGAAGAAGCATTCAAGCATTTTTGTGAACGAACCTATGAAGATCACAATTTTGTTGTACTGTTAATTGACGGAAAATATCTGGCCAGTGAACAGATGGTAGTCGCCTTGGGTGTGACGGATAAAGGGATCAAAATTCCGGTAGGTTTTATTCAAACATCAAATGAAAATAGCCGTGCCATAAGCCAGTTGCTTAAACAAATACTCGCAAAGAAATTTAGTTTTACTGACGGCTTACTTGTCGTGATCGATGGTAGCAAGGGGCTTCACAAGGCGGTGGTCGATGTGTTTGGAAAAAAAGCAATTATTCAGCGTTGTCAGTGGCACAAACGTGAAAATGTACTGAGCTATTTAAGTGATCGGGACAAATCGAATTTTAAAACAAAAATACAGAATGCATACCGGGAACCTGATTACAATAAAGCTAAACTGGTATTGCTAAACATCCACAAAGAGCTCTTAAAAATCAATCAAAATGCAGCGAACTCTCTACTGGAAGGCTTGGAAGAAACGCTTACACTCCACAAATTGAAAGTTGCGCAAATATTTTCCAGAAGTTTGGCTACGACAAATTGTATTGAAAACCTGAACTCCCAAATGGCGAAATATGTACGAAATGTTAAGCATTGGACCAACAGTAATCAACGACAAAGATGGGTTGCTGCAGCCTTATTGGAATTAGAAAATAATTTGAATAAAATTCATAACTTTAAACATCTAAATAAATTACAGGAAGCAATCAAAAATCACGTCATCAGGAAACCACGATGCAATTTTTCAACTAAGAATTAG
- a CDS encoding Crp/Fnr family transcriptional regulator has translation MKNKFVEYFSRISPLSEEEAKGIEDGMCIKTFKKGTVLLKEGQLSVDTYFILEGCIREFVVIDGEEKTTNFFTEGQWVISLNNFGPQSPASNNLICVEDTTVSVGNEKSAQEMFKRFPRFETISRAVMESFFTEQKKLLTSFLTDSPEQRYLLLLNSRPDLFQRIPQYQIASYIGVKAESLSRIRKRVLDKLK, from the coding sequence ATGAAAAACAAATTTGTAGAATATTTTTCGAGAATTTCACCTCTTTCTGAGGAAGAGGCAAAAGGTATTGAAGATGGTATGTGCATTAAAACCTTCAAGAAAGGAACTGTTTTGCTAAAGGAGGGGCAACTATCGGTAGATACTTACTTTATTCTGGAAGGATGTATCAGAGAGTTTGTAGTAATCGATGGAGAAGAAAAAACAACTAATTTTTTCACAGAGGGGCAATGGGTGATTTCACTAAACAACTTTGGCCCTCAAAGCCCGGCATCAAATAATCTGATATGTGTTGAGGACACAACAGTCAGTGTTGGAAATGAAAAATCAGCTCAGGAAATGTTCAAACGGTTTCCGAGATTTGAAACTATATCACGGGCGGTAATGGAATCATTTTTTACAGAGCAAAAGAAATTACTGACTTCCTTCTTGACGGACTCTCCCGAACAACGCTACCTGCTTTTATTGAATTCACGACCCGACTTGTTTCAAAGAATTCCTCAATATCAAATTGCTAGTTATATTGGTGTAAAGGCTGAATCATTGAGCAGAATCAGAAAAAGAGTTCTTGATAAACTCAAGTAA
- a CDS encoding T9SS type A sorting domain-containing protein, with protein MKKLLFIFILIYVSKAGFSQAITKSIVDTSRASTYLTFAAPAHNSGFVLLGSLDDNTFLNISYIISKLDKNGEIISCVANDSLYLRSFILTSDQGYLFTGIAGNLQYDQCIIKTDSLFNLEWIKLLRPDSCFSTLPTYTIEIEDKYYFCTFSYCPGNSITILKLSNNGDILDQIAFSDTINHIIWDYKISGINNSQFAITYDDWNQTALIVVDTNLNVSWAKIIKGNSAYSPHSLLKLSDSSILITGFTHTAYAVYKFSNSGNVIFSRTLHSSTTDLGLILPVEMENNSIGLSGSLQDSNQIGTPLFIKLDSSGNLISAYQNNFSQTSNTFAFPYFDSQIDTLYLFGMYQNFWGIPLSQIIFIRSNTNCDDLCFNEPATIIDSIVMIEDSFFTPLVTHSNFFLIDTISSFTISSLFTRDLCSWLSDKESPKILISHPGFQISPNPFHTSTWLQVTSEFASANLNIFDAKGSLIRAERISNQKTYVLNRNELQNGIYFLQLVNESGQMMNAKIVVE; from the coding sequence ATGAAAAAACTTTTATTTATTTTTATTCTTATTTACGTAAGTAAAGCGGGATTTTCTCAAGCAATAACAAAATCAATCGTAGACACTTCACGTGCAAGTACTTATCTCACATTTGCAGCACCAGCACATAATTCAGGGTTTGTTCTTCTTGGTAGTCTAGATGATAATACGTTCTTAAATATTAGCTATATTATTTCTAAGCTTGACAAAAATGGAGAAATTATTTCGTGTGTTGCAAACGATTCATTGTATCTAAGGTCTTTCATTCTAACATCTGATCAGGGTTATCTATTTACAGGTATTGCAGGTAATCTTCAATATGATCAATGCATTATTAAGACTGATAGTTTATTCAATTTGGAATGGATTAAATTATTACGTCCCGATTCTTGTTTTAGTACGCTTCCCACATATACTATTGAGATAGAGGACAAGTATTATTTCTGCACCTTTTCTTACTGCCCTGGAAACAGTATAACAATTTTAAAATTAAGCAACAATGGTGATATTTTGGACCAAATTGCATTTTCTGATACCATTAATCACATTATCTGGGATTACAAAATATCCGGTATCAATAATTCTCAATTTGCAATTACTTATGATGATTGGAATCAAACTGCTCTAATAGTTGTTGACACTAACTTAAATGTTTCGTGGGCTAAAATCATTAAAGGAAACTCGGCTTACTCTCCACATTCATTATTGAAACTTTCGGATTCGTCCATTCTTATAACTGGATTTACACATACCGCATATGCGGTTTATAAATTTTCAAATTCTGGTAATGTGATCTTTTCAAGAACATTGCATAGTAGTACAACTGATTTGGGTCTTATTTTACCTGTTGAAATGGAAAATAATTCAATTGGATTATCTGGTTCCCTTCAGGATTCCAATCAGATAGGAACACCTTTATTTATTAAACTTGATTCATCTGGAAATTTGATTTCAGCTTACCAAAATAACTTCTCTCAAACATCTAATACATTCGCATTTCCTTATTTTGATTCCCAAATAGATACTCTTTACTTATTTGGGATGTACCAAAATTTTTGGGGCATTCCCCTTTCACAAATTATTTTCATACGATCGAATACTAACTGTGATGATCTTTGCTTCAATGAGCCAGCTACTATCATTGACTCTATTGTGATGATCGAAGATTCATTTTTTACTCCATTGGTTACCCATTCCAATTTTTTCCTTATAGATACAATTTCATCCTTTACTATATCTTCTTTATTTACAAGAGACCTATGTTCATGGCTTTCTGACAAAGAATCTCCAAAAATATTGATCTCACATCCTGGATTTCAAATTTCTCCTAATCCTTTTCATACATCAACTTGGTTGCAAGTAACTTCAGAGTTTGCCAGTGCAAATTTGAATATTTTCGACGCTAAAGGTTCGCTTATAAGAGCAGAAAGAATTTCAAATCAAAAAACATATGTATTGAATCGTAATGAACTTCAGAACGGAATATATTTTCTTCAACTAGTTAATGAAAGCGGACAAATGATGAATGCGAAGATTGTTGTTGAATGA
- a CDS encoding transposase translates to MAENFGLSSSHVSREFIEASEQAVKHFCERTFEEHTFVALLVDGKYLAKEQMVIALGVTDKGVKIPLDFIQTSNENSRAIGQLLRRLIDRKFKFDGGLLTVIDGSKGIRKAIEDVFGKSAVVQRCQWHKRENVISYLSERDKTIFKVRIQNAYREPDYPKAKTALMEIHRELEKINISAANSLLEGLEETLTLQKLTVAQIFCRSLGTTNCIESMNSLIGKFTRNVKNWSNSNQRQRWIAASLLEVEHRLKKIHNFKYLNRLQDAIKNHLKKKPLLKKSTKN, encoded by the coding sequence TTGGCGGAAAATTTCGGATTAAGTTCCAGCCACGTCAGCAGGGAATTTATTGAAGCGAGTGAACAGGCAGTAAAACATTTTTGCGAACGGACCTTTGAAGAGCACACTTTTGTTGCCTTGTTGGTTGACGGAAAATATTTAGCCAAAGAACAAATGGTTATCGCTCTGGGAGTGACGGATAAAGGAGTAAAAATCCCCTTGGATTTTATTCAAACTTCCAACGAAAATAGCCGGGCAATTGGTCAGCTGCTCAGGCGATTAATTGATCGAAAATTTAAGTTCGATGGAGGTTTGCTAACCGTAATTGATGGCAGCAAGGGTATCCGCAAAGCGATTGAAGATGTCTTTGGGAAATCCGCAGTAGTACAGCGTTGCCAATGGCATAAAAGAGAAAATGTCATTAGTTACTTGAGTGAAAGAGATAAAACAATTTTCAAAGTTCGAATCCAGAATGCATATCGGGAGCCAGACTATCCAAAAGCAAAAACAGCGTTAATGGAAATCCATCGGGAGTTAGAGAAAATAAATATCAGTGCAGCCAATTCGCTTCTCGAGGGTTTGGAAGAAACACTGACATTGCAAAAATTAACTGTTGCGCAAATATTCTGTCGCAGCCTGGGGACAACGAACTGCATTGAAAGTATGAATTCCTTAATCGGAAAATTTACAAGAAATGTGAAAAACTGGTCGAATAGCAACCAACGCCAACGATGGATAGCGGCATCACTATTAGAAGTTGAACACCGATTGAAAAAAATACATAACTTTAAATACTTAAACAGATTACAGGATGCAATCAAAAATCATCTCAAAAAGAAACCACTTCTAAAAAAGTCAACTAAGAATTAG